One window of the Bacillus sp. 2205SS5-2 genome contains the following:
- a CDS encoding aminoglycoside phosphotransferase family protein yields MKSKNENEEMLTGGNVSSVYRFGDTVRRELKPDSTKIHKLLEHLESKDFRYAPKFLGIDEKNREKLSFIQGEAGNYPLKKYMWSNEVLKEIAKMLRLYHEAVSDFPLSDDWKPMDNTPNKIEVVCHNDFAIYNIIFNHERPVGIIDFDIAGPGPRLWDIAYALYTCVPLSRVYHTEKGEVVYYNSLQHADRIKQRVKLFFESYGEGREKDYLKMVLLRLEGLCKYMKRKASEGDIAFQKMIDEGHHEHYQKDIKFIREHGNEWI; encoded by the coding sequence ATGAAAAGTAAGAACGAAAACGAAGAAATGCTAACAGGAGGGAATGTTTCAAGCGTATATCGTTTTGGAGATACTGTTCGACGAGAATTAAAGCCAGACAGTACCAAAATCCACAAATTATTAGAACATTTAGAAAGCAAAGATTTCAGATATGCACCAAAGTTTTTAGGTATTGATGAAAAAAATAGAGAGAAATTATCATTTATTCAAGGAGAAGCTGGTAATTATCCTTTAAAAAAATATATGTGGTCTAATGAGGTATTAAAAGAAATAGCGAAGATGCTCCGTCTTTACCATGAAGCTGTAAGTGACTTTCCCTTATCAGATGATTGGAAACCCATGGATAATACTCCAAATAAAATAGAAGTTGTATGCCACAATGATTTTGCGATATACAATATTATTTTTAATCATGAAAGACCAGTGGGGATCATTGATTTTGATATTGCTGGTCCTGGTCCTAGGCTTTGGGACATAGCCTATGCTCTTTACACTTGTGTCCCGTTAAGTAGGGTTTATCATACTGAAAAAGGAGAGGTAGTTTATTATAATTCATTACAGCATGCCGACCGTATAAAACAAAGAGTTAAATTGTTTTTTGAATCTTACGGTGAGGGGAGGGAAAAAGATTATTTAAAGATGGTATTGCTCCGATTAGAAGGTTTATGTAAATACATGAAAAGAAAAGCAAGTGAAGGTGACATTGCTTTTCAAAAGATGATAGATGAAGGGCACCATGAACATTATCAAAAAGATATTAAATTTATCCGTGAACATGGGAATGAGTGGATTTAA